In the genome of Bacteroides mediterraneensis, the window TTAATGAAACTCATAAATGCACATTTAACTAAATCTTATCCAACCCTTTCGTAAACTTCAACCAATAGTATTTCAAGGGGTTCTTGTATTTCAACTGTTTCCATGGCCGGCTTCCGTGCGGACGATGCCATACCGGCAATACCGTAAACAAATAATTCTGAAAACCTTTTTTCAAGGCTTCGTGAGAAATGGTCACATCGTACCAATTCTTCGAGGCATCCAGCTGATGGAAGTCGAACTTCCGCAAAAAGTTCAATGTCAGCAAGGAGCAACAGAAACTGCAATGCTTCTTTTCAGCATAAATCTTGTTCTCATTTCCTTTGGCATGCAGATAAGGATAATTGATGACACCTGCCTCGTCAGTAGTGACAGCAGCTGCAATGGCACAGTCCGGA includes:
- a CDS encoding glycosyltransferase, which encodes MESLHIITPVKDSIEFTLETIKAILDSEIKVPYTYTVYNDFSTPENTKILEENAKQLGFRLVNLSDLTDHPSPNYLLVLQMAQKEAIEAKAGLLIVESDVVVKKNTLQGLFDGAVARPDCAIAAAVTTDEAGVINYPYLHAKGNENKIYAEKKHCSFCCSLLTLNFLRKFDFHQLDASKNWYDVTISHEALKKGFQNYLFTVLPVWHRPHGSRPWKQLKYKNPLKYYWLKFTKGLDKI